The following proteins are encoded in a genomic region of Brachypodium distachyon strain Bd21 chromosome 1, Brachypodium_distachyon_v3.0, whole genome shotgun sequence:
- the LOC100822407 gene encoding pentatricopeptide repeat-containing protein At3g53170, with product MHSPAGCPATTSSRAIRPSFVPMAQRGSRGREQRLPSSSSSAPDAELASILRAEAAVSGVSRKATAAVSQQQQSTRLWPRAVLEALDSAVASCHWESALEIFELMRKQRWYEPRTRTYARLLMMLGKCRQPGPAAALFRVMLSEERLAPTVDVYTALVGAYGYSGMLDEALATVELMKGAADCKPDEYTFSILINCCCKSRRFDLIPPVLDEMSYLGIGCNVVIHNAIIDGYGKAGMLAEMGTALCNMLEDGDNVPDIYTMNSIIWAYGNRGRVDDMEKWYSEFQLMGVEPDSRTFNIMIKSYGKANMHEKMMMVLKYMKRRFFSPTAATFNIIIECFGRAGDIEKMEYYFRLMKIQGIKPNPITYCSLVNGYSKAGILDKVPAIIRQTENTDVVLDTPFFNCVINAYAKSGDIKIMEEMLQLMKEKKCKPGKVIYTTMIQAYIAHGMDEAAKLLEIEVDSFGNRLLGPLSEVDNK from the exons ATGCACTCACCGGCGGGCTGCCCCGCCACCACCTCGTCGCGCGCCATACGCCCCTCATTCGTCCCTAtggcccagcgcggcagccGCGGCCGGGAGCAGAGGCtgccctcctcttcctcgtccgccCCCGACGCCGAGCTCGCCAGCATCCTCCGCGCCGAGGCCGCCGTCTCGGGCGTCTCCCGCAAGGCCACCGCCGCGGTCTCGCAGCAGCAACAGTCCACCCGCCTCTGGCCCCGcgccgtcctcgaggccctcgactccgccgtcgcctcctgcCACTGGGAGTCCGCCCTCGAG ATCTTCGAGCTGATGCGGAAGCAGCGGTGGTACGAGCCGAGGACGCGGACCTACGCGAGGCTCCTGATGATGCTCggcaagtgtcggcagcccggcccggccgcgGCCCTCTTCAGGGTGATGCTCTCGGAGGAGCGGCTGGCGCCGACGGTGGACGTGTACACGGCGCTCGTCGGCGCGTACGGCTACAGCGGTATGCTGGACGAGGCGCTGGCCACCGTCGAACTGATGAAAGGCGCCGCGGACTGCAAGCCGGACGAGTACACGTTTTCCATCCTCatcaactgctgctgcaagtcGCGCCGCTTCGATCTCATCCCCCCGGTTCTTGATGAGATGTCGTACCTGGGAATCGGATGCAACGTTGTCATCCACAATGCCATAATTGATGGGTATGGTAAAGCCGGCATGTTAGCAGAGATGGGGACAGCGCTGTGTAACATGCTTGAAGATGGGGACAATGTGCCAGACATATACACGATGAACTCTATCATCTGGGCCTATGGGAACCGTGGTAGGGTGGATGACATGGAGAAGTGGTACAGCGAGTTTCAGTTGATGGGTGTTGAGCCAGATTCGCGGACATTTAACATCATGATAAAGTCTTATGGTAAGGCTAACATGCATGAAAAAATGATGATGGTGCTGAAATATATGAAGCGCCGGTTCTTCTCGCCCACTGCTGCTACATTCAACATAATCATAGAATGTTTTGGAAGAGCTGGTgatatcgagaagatggagtaCTATTTCCGTTTGATGAAGATTCAGGGTATTAAACCCAATCCGATCACTTACTGCTCACTAGTTAATGGGTACAGCAAAGCTGGGATTCTTGATAAGGTTCCTGCAATTATTCGACAGACCGAGAATACTGATGTTGTCTTAGATACTCCATTTTTCAATTGCGTGATTAATGCATATGCTAAGTCTGGAGATATCAAAATAATGGAGGAAATGCTACAGCTTatgaaggaaaagaaatgcaaGCCTGGGAAAGTAATTTACACCACCATGATTCAGGCATATATTGCACATGGGATGGATGAAGCTGCCAAGTTGTTAGAGATAGAAGTGGATAGCTTTGGTAACAGGTTGCTG GGACCACTTTCGGAGGTGGATAACAAATAA
- the LOC100825761 gene encoding serine/arginine-rich splicing factor RS31 — translation MRPVFCGNFDYDTRQADLERLFSKHGRIARIDMKSGYAFIYFEDERDAEDAIKRLANADFGYNRRRLSVEWSRQVEPVPKNRDRPTGDAKPTRTLFVINFDPLRTKIQDIERHFEPYGKISNIRIRKNFAFVRYETQEEASVAVKHTDKSSILDRVLTVEYAFRDDDNERDDRYSSPKRGDDRYSSPRRGDDRYVSTRRGDDRYVSPRRGDNRYGSPKRAERGRARGSPYMRSPSPRYRRDYSPDYDRRPRNAGYDRPREGAPYGRSRSPVYARYDRGRSPGYGRY, via the exons ATGAGGCCGGTGTTCTGCGGCAACTTCGACTACGACACGCGCCAGGCCGACCTGGAGCGCCTCTTCTCCAAGCACGGCCGCATCGCCCGCATCGACATGAAGTCCG GATATGCTTTTATATACTTTGAAGACGAGCGTGATGCAGAGGATGCAATAAAGCGGCTTGCCAATGCTGATTTTGGCTATAACAGGCGCAGGCTCTCTGTAGAGTGGTCAAGG CAAGTTGAACCGGTGCCGAAGAACCGTGATAGGCCTACAGGGGATGCAAAGCCGACGAGAACCCTCTTTGTTATCAACTTTGACCCCCTCCGCACAAAAATCCAAGACATTGAGAGGCATTTTGAACCGTATGGAAAGATCTCTAACATTCGAATTCGAAAGAACTTCGCTTTCGTACGGTATGAGACACAGGAGGAAGCCAGCGTAGCGGTCAAGCACACTGATAAGAG CTCGATATTGGATAGGGTACTGACTGTTGAATACGCCTTCCGGGATGATGACAATGAAAGAGATGACAGATACAGCAGTCCCAAGCGAGGTGATGATAGATACAGCAGTCCCAGACGAGGCGACGACAGATATGTCAGTACCAGACGAGGTGACGACAGATATGTTAGTCCCAGACGAGGTGATAACAGATATGGCAGTCCAAAAAGAGCTGAGCGGGGCAGGGCCCGCGGTAGTCCTTACATGCGCTCCCCTAGCCCTAGGTACCGAAGAGATTACAGTCCAGATTATGACCGCCGTCCACGTAATGCCGGATACGATCGTCCTCGTGAGGGAGCACCATATGGTAGGAGCAGAAGCCCTGTCTATGCCCGTTATGACAGAGGCAGGAGCCCTGGCTATGGTCGTTACTAG
- the LOC100822714 gene encoding BTB/POZ and MATH domain-containing protein 1, which translates to MTIQTLTLYVQGVYFAAIRLPKSASSVSSLPSFDAMASNLASSDKPISESSSRCLTECLSTAHNFEIIRFSLLEGMGAGKFISSSKFRVGGYDWKIRIYPDGWKEEDKAAYMSVFLCFCSRPARDAKVKFTLSLLAKDGKVRSVHSTTHTFQETGQQKEGNYWGWREFIEKPKLQELLSVNDDCFTIRCVLTVIKEPHTEDVSTVVVPVPESNLHAHFANMLKDGKGVDVKFSVGGQLFSAHRCVLAARSPVFKAKLYGQMKETTMKCVKIDDMEPSVFKALLHFIYTDSLPSKNRDVDENTALQHQLVAADRYGLDRLKAMCEGKLCQSIDVQTVAITLALAEQHNSVQLKNACLGYLCLQDVLRVVKETDGFKHLITSCPWIMMDILEKVGPPSRV; encoded by the coding sequence ATGACGATACAAACTCTAACTCTGTACGTTCAGGGAGTATATTTTGCGGCAATCCGACTGCCGAAGTCTGCATCTTCCGTCTCATCTCTTCCCAGTTTCGACGCCATGGCCAGCAACTTAGCTTCATCAGATAAGCCGATATCCGAAAGCTCGTCGAGATGCCTGACGGAGTGCCTCAGCACGGCACACAATTTCGAGATCATTAGGTTCTCGCTGCTAGAGGGTATGGGTGCCGGCAAGTTCATTAGCTCGAGCAAGTTCAGGGTCGGCGGCTATGACTGGAAGATCAGGATCTACCCTGATGGGTGGAAGGAGGAGGACAAAGCTGCCTACATGTCCGTGTTCTTGTGTTTCTGCAGTAGGCCAGCACGTGATGCGAAGGTCAAGTTCACTTTGAGTCTCCTGGCGAAAGATGGAAAAGTTAGGAGTGTACATAGCACAACACATACCTTTCAAGAGACCGGTCAACAGAAAGAAGGTAATTACTGGGGCTGGAGAGAGTTTATTGAGAAGCCCAAGCTGCAAGAACTGTTGTCGGTCAATGATGACTGCTTCACGATCAGGTGTGTTTTGACAGTCATCAAAGAGCCTCACACGGAAGATGTAAGCACGGTTGTAGTCCCTGTCCCAGAGTCGAACCTGCACGCACACTTTGCAAACATGCTGAAGGATGGGAAAGGTGTGGATGTGAAGTTCAGTGTAGGCGGCCAGCTCTTCAGTGCTCATAGATGCGTGTTAGCCGCACGATCGCCGGTCTTCAAGGCCAAGCTCTATGGTCAGATGAAGGAGACCACCATGAAGTGCGTGAAGATCGATGACATGGAACCTTCTGTCTTCAAGGCACTCCTTCACTTCATCTACACAGATTCCCTGCCAAGTAAAAATCGTGATGTTGATGAGAATACAGCATTGCAGCACCAGTTGGTCGCCGCAGATCGGTATGGGCTGGACAGGCTAAAGGCTATGTGTGAAGGTAAGCTGTGCCAGAGCATTGACGTCCAAACAGTCGCAATCACCCTAGCCCTGGCGGAGCAGCACAACTCCGTGCAGCTAAAAAATGCTTGCCTTGGATACCTGTGTTTGCAGGATGTGCTTCGAGTTGTCAAGGAGACTGATGGATTCAAGCATCTCATAACAAGCTGTCCATGGATTATGATGGACATCTTAGAGAAGGTCGGCCCACCATCAAGAGTATGA
- the LOC100825146 gene encoding WD repeat-containing protein 44, producing MAREEEEGDEFFDSREVMSPASVFSSPGSSGRHDEGADDCGGGDLLEVWVSGPCSSVHERRQRFIRSLGLLDPGARPDEMPCSRTSAAVDDEEGIVLGSPAAELVSAAAVAGSADRDEEPGVPADDPAGEVLECVFKNLDDGTVFVVDEVGQDGSFRSLRERRSNRTVTAAEFERISGSSPFIRELMRRVEDSDESSSPEKSAVRGKRRRRRFGWLRRLGIGACVVDMEDDDEANSTSSSSSRSCSGKSGKVDRVKVRPYKKRSKELSAVYRGQEIKAHKGAIVAMKFSYDGQYLATGGEDGAVRVWRVVEGERPDGLDFAEDDPSCVFFTVNENSELAPVNSSEGTKSKQNKSSKGTADPACVVIPHRTFGISQVPVHEFYGHDDVILDLSWSKNGDLLSASMDKTVRLWQVGCNSCLKVFSHNNYVTCVQFQPTSDNYFISGSIDGMVRIWDVRRRLVVDWANTKEIVTAVCYRPDGKGAVVGTITGNCRYYDTSENHLELESQVSLNGRKKSPLKRIIGFQYCPSDPKKLMVTSGDSQVRILDGVHVISNYKGLRSSSQGSASFTPDGDHIISASDDSSIYMWNYANQINPITNRVKTVWSYERFFCNDVSIATPWNALRSRNSISLACNIPSSRQEVPDDFHNIQDSTSRYPAEDSLDSDNLYHLPSGNFTLSNAFFAESAPRGSATWPEEQLPSNSATTSTLRKSQYKFLKASCQNAATHAWGQVIVTGSWDGRIRSFQNYGLPVQV from the exons AtggcgcgggaggaggaggagggggacgAGTTCTTCGACTCAAGGGAGGTCATGTCGCCGGCGTCGGTCTTCTCCTCGCCGGGGAGCTCCGGGCGGCACGACGAGGGTGCCGAcgactgcggcggcggggacctGCTCGAGGTCTGGGTCTCGGGGCCCTGCAGCAGCGTCCACGAGCGCCGCCAGCGGTTCATCCGGTCCTTGGGGCTCCTGGATCCCGGCGCCCGGCCTGACGAGATGCCGTGCTCGAGGACATCTgccgccgtcgacgacgaggagggGATCGTTCTcggcagccccgccgccgagctggtctctgctgctgctgtcgctGGCTCCGCTGACAGGGACGAGGAGCCGGGTGTGCCGGCGGACGACCCCGCGGGGGAGGTGTTGGAGTGCGTCTTCAAGAACCTGGACGATGGCACAGTGTTtgtcgtcgacgaggtgggtCAGGACGGGAGCTTCCGGAGCCTGAGGGAGAGGCGGTCCAACCGGACGGTTACCGCGGCGGAATTCGAGAGGATCTCTGGTTCGTCCCCGTTCATACGTGAGCTGATGCGGCGGGTGGAGGATTCAGATGAGTCCTCCAGCCCGGAGAAGTCTGCGGTGAGGGGgaagaggcggaggaggaggttcgGATGGCTGCGGAGGCTGGGCATCGGTGCCTGCGTTGTTGACatggaggacgacgatgaggcGAACTCGACGTCTTCCAGTTCTAGCCGGAGCTGCTCTGGGAAGTCTGGGAAGGTTGACAGGGTCAAGGTGAGGCCTTACAAGAAGCGGTCAAAGGAATTGTCTGCGGTATACAGGGGGCAAGAGATCAAGGCACACAAAGGCGCAATCGTGGCCATGAAGTTTAGCTATGACGGACAGTATTTGGCCACCGGAGGTGAGGATGGGGCGGTGAGGGTGTGGCGGGTGGTGGAAGGTGAGAGGCCTGATGGACTCGACTTTGCCGAGGACGATCCGTCGTGTGTTTTCTTCACAGTGAATGAGAACTCTGAACTTGCTCCTGTCAACTCCAGTGAAGGAACTAAGAGCAAACAGAACAAGAGTTCAAAGGGGACTGCGGATCCGGCCTGTGTTGTGATCCCTCACAGAACCTTTGGGATATCTCAAGTGCCTGTCCATGAATTCTATGGGCACGACGATGTCATCTTGGATCTTTCATGGTCGAAAAATGGG GACTTGCTTTCTGCCTCTATGGATAAAACTGTCCGATTGTGGCAGGTTGGGTGCAATAGTTGTCTGAAGGTTTTTTCCCACAATAACTATG TGACCTGCGTTCAGTTTCAGCCTACTAGTGACAATTATTTTATCAGTGGTTCTATCGATGGAATGGTCCGTATTTGGGATGTTCGTAGAAGATTAGTTGTAGATTGGGCTAATACCAAAGAGATAGTAACTGCAGTTTGTTACCGGCCTGATGGAAAG GGTGCAGTGGTTGGGACCATAACAGGAAATTGCCGCTACTATGACACATCAG AAAATCATCTAGAGCTGGAATCTCAAGTCTCTCTGAATGGCAGAAAGAAGTCTCCACTGAAAAGAATAATTGGTTTCCAG TACTGCCCATCTGATCCCAAAAAATTGATGGTAACATCTGGTGACTCACAAGTTCGCATTCTTGATGGTGTTCATGTAATTTCCAACTACAAAG GATTACGAAGTTCAAGCCAAGGTTCTGCATCATTTACCCCTGATGGAGATCACATTATCTCTGCTAGTGATGACTCCAGTATCTATATGTGGAATTATGCAAACCAAATTAACCCAATCACGAACCGTGTGAAGACTGTATGGTCATACGAGCGCTTTTTCTGCAACGATGTCTCCATTGCAACACCGTGGAATGCCTTGCGATCAAGGAATTCTATTTCTCTGGCCTGCAACATCCCTTCTTCAAGGCAAGAGGTCCCGGACGATTTCCACAACATACAGGACAGCACATCACGATACCCTGCCGAAGATTCCCTTGACAGTGATAACCTGTATCATTTACCATCTGGCAACTTCACTCTCAGCAATGCATTCTTTGCGGAGTCTGCTCCAAGGGGATCAGCTACATGGCCAGAGGAGCAGTTGCCATCCAATTCAGCAACAACGTCTACGTTGCGTAAATCTCAGTACAAGTTCCTGAAGGCTTCTTGCCAGAACGCTGCTACTCATGCCTGGGGCCAGGTCATAGTCACTGGAAGTTGGGATGGCCGCATCAGGTCATTCCAGAACTATGGCTTGCCAGTGCAAGTTTGA